Genomic DNA from Oncorhynchus mykiss isolate Arlee chromosome 2, USDA_OmykA_1.1, whole genome shotgun sequence:
CACATTACCATGACAGAGGGGCATGCACAGATAGAACAATTACTCATATATCAATAATTATATAAGCAAGGGGACTTTGCAGTGGAAACCTGATATATTTCCAAGCACCATTTAGAAACCGAGCACATAGACACTGACACCAACAGAAATCAAAAAGTACCTTCGGAGTCATAAGAGGATCACAGGATTTTGTGAGATTGAAGTGGCCATGATTGTAAAAAGCCATTGCTAGGACACCTGACACAGCTGGTAAGAAGTAATCTTGCCACAATAATGAAAATTGATCTGTGGAGAACATTGTTAAATGGTTTCTGTTTTCACACCAGGAAATACACTCAAAGCTACAAGCAACCCTTCACTATTACATGGGCTTGATTTAATAAAAGGTGCAAAGTTATACCAGGTAACGCTTAGTAAATCTGTCCCAAATCCGTCTTAAACTGGATATGTAGCAGAGCTAAAGTATCCTTGGAATCCAGACTGAATAACGCTACATTTCACTTCACTGAATTCAGTCTGGATTTTCAGGCTAGCCAATCAATGGCCGTCATGTTAAAAACCATGGCCATGGTTGCTATTTGTGCCATGGTTATGTCCACTACGGCCTGTTGTCTCGGTCTCTCACCTGTCTCGTTTTGGCCGAGGTCTCAATGAAGGGGATGCCGTAGCTGCGCGCTAAGTCCTGAGCCTGTTTGGTGTCCACCGTCCGGGACGGCAGGTCACACTTGTTCCCCACCAGCACCATTGGCACGTCTTCTGAGTCTTTCACCCGCTTGATCTGCTCTCTGGAGAGCAAAGACGACAGGGAAGGCAAGGGTTAAACAACAGTGTAATGCTTTGGTTGTCCAAAGTAAGTAGGGAATTTACTCGTTTTTTGGGGTTATTGATTTCACACACAATCTGGGTAAAGTTTTTTAAAgagtgggttgtatttacaagtATAAAGTGCTGTTGGCATTGACACATAGTTAAGGGGATAGAGTTTGCAGAACCGTGTCTGCTTGGAAACTGCATCACAGATGTTACAACTATAGTCTGGCTTTCCGCCATTAGTGCACTTGGCAGCAGTACTTCGGATGTCCTGTATAGCAGCAGAAGTTAGCTCAACCTATATTGGTGGATGTCCTCCACAAGGGAAGAGTCTGGCTCAACCTATATTGGTGGATGTCCTCTACAAGGGAAGAGTCTGGCTCAATCTATAGTGGTGGATGTCCTCTACAAGGGAAGAGTCTGGCTCAATTTATAGTGGTGGATGTCCTCTACAAGGGAAGAGTATGGCTCAATCTATAGTGGTGGATGTCCTCTACAAGGGAAGAGTCTGGCTCAACCTATAGTGGTGGATGTCCTCTACAAGGGAAGAGTCTGGCTCAACCTATAGTGGTGGATGTCCTCTACAAGGGAAGAGTCTAGCTCATCTATAGTGGTGGATGTCCTCTACAAGGGAAGAGTCTGGCTCACCTGTAGTGGTGGATGTCATCTACAAGGGAAGAGACTGGCTCAACCTATAGTGGTGGATGTCCTCTACAAGGGAAGAGTCTGGCTCACCTATAGTGGTGGATGTCCTCTACAAGGGAAGAGTCTAGCTCACCTATAGTGGTGGATGTCCTCTACAAGGGAAGAGTCTAGCTCATCTATAGTGGTGGATGTCCTCTACAAGGGAAGAGTCTGGCTCACCTGTAGTGGTGGATGTCATCTACAAGGGAAGAGACTGGCTCAACCTATAGTGGTGGATGTCCTCTACAAGGGAAGAGTCTGGCTCACCTGTAGTGGTGGATGTCATCTACAAGGGAAGAGACTGGCTCAACCTATAGTGGTGGATGTCCTCTACAAGGGAAGAGTCTGGCTCACCTATAGTGGTGGATGTCCTCTACAAGGGAAGAGTCTAGCTCACCTATAGTGGTGGATGTCCTCTACAAGGGAAGAGTCTAGCTCATCTATAGTGGTGGATGTACTCTACAAGGGAAGAGTCTAGCTCACCTATAGTGGTGGATGTCCTCAAAGGACTTGGTGTTGTTGATGGCGAAGACACAGAGGAAGCCCTCCCCTGTCCTCATGTATTGGTCCCTCATGGCGCTGTACTCCTCCTGACCTGCAGTGTCCAGGATGTCCAGCAGACATGTCTCCCCATCAATCACCACCTGCTTCCTGTACGAGtcctgaaggagggagagagaaagcgagggatgGGTTGGGTCAGGAGGGGCACCTTAGCGGTAATCAGGTAGACTGGACACTTATGAATGATCACATATTCATAGGTGTCCAGTCTACCTGACTAGGAATCAGAATGTCTAGACCTAACTATATGGTCATAGAATGCTCATCTAATAAAGTCGCTGAGGAAATTCAATAATATTAGAATCAGAGAGAATGGATGGGATGACTAAGAGCGACTGTATGTGCACCAAGGGAAAAATGCACTCAATCTTCAAGCAGTCATAAAATTGATAGCTTTCAGAAAGTATAATTGAGTAATAATATCTGACATGTGAAACTACTAAAGCATTTAATCACATAGTAATCTTTCATCAACCAACAAAATTAAACTGACTGAAAGACACCATGTTTATGATATTATAATATTCATGCATTCAAATAACAGAAAATGATCAGAAATGATCGAAACCTGTTTTACACAACTTTATTTCTAAAAGATTTTTGTCTCCCGATTCCCAGGCATGCCTTGCTGAAGTAAGAGACAAGGGTGTACTGAAACTACTTATTACCTCAATGGTGGGGTCATATTCATCCACAAAGTGGTTCTGAATGAGCTGGATGGTGAGCGCGCTCTTGCCCACACCTCctgcccccaccaccaccagcttGTATTCTGTCATCCTTCACCTGTGGGAGAGAAAGCACACAGAAATAAGGTCAGTGAATATATAAAACCTTTTGTGAGCTACACACTAACTATCGACACAACAATCCTTCAACTGGGATCTCCAAAACCTGGACATTTCTGGAAAGTTTCTGAAATGTTCCAACCCTACACACACATAGTGAGAATGAAGCTGAGGATATGAAGAATTTCTCCCCCCTTCTCCATAGCCATCTGGTCAAGTTGTATTAATTCCCTTAAACTAAACTTAAGTGCAAATACAAAATTGTATTTTGTCCCGAATGTCTCCAGATTGCATTTCATTTGCACAATTTCTCTCCTATGTTCTCCAGAGCTGTAGGGAATGTATACAATAACAGATCTCTGTGGATACaagaatgtttacattctatcCAATTTCATCCTGCAATTTTACAGAAAATGGGATGagtgtatatattattatattatgccGCACGCCATCGCTCACCGATATATTTATATGTACCTATTCTTATTCGGCCCTTTACATttctgtgtataaggtagttgttgtgaatgttagattacttgctagatattacggcatagtcggaactagaagcacaagcatttcgctacactcgcattaacatctgctaaccatgtgtatgtgaccaataacatttgatattATACTCtactatcattcttaaatgggattATCAACAAGGAGAAGATATGGAAAACTATGAAAGAGACTGGAATTCTGGAAAGATATATATAAGCTGCCTGCCCTATCAGGTCTGTTGACTATTATATTACTTTGAATTGGCACAATCACTGTTCCCCCTGATTAAATAATGACTTGTCATCATTATTTAACATTGTTTGAACAGAAGATTGCTGTTTACAATTCCCCCAAATATCATACCCACAAATGTTGCTACTAAATGATCCTCCAACTGAAATGTCTCTCTAACTGTAACAACACACGTTCAAAAGATAGTTGCGAGTGACAGCTACACAATGGGATCTGGCCTCAGGCAGTAGACACAGATCTATGATGTTACATAATGGTCCCAAAATTGACAAACAACTAGGAAGCACACACTGCTCTGCAGACGGTATGTGAACAACAACTGTCCCTACAGTTTCCCTGTTCAAAAACATAGCCTGCTAGGTATAATACTGAGGTCAGTTTTCTGAGAATCTTGTATTGTCAATACAAACAAAAAGAAGACCTCACCCATGTCTTCACCCAACTGAGGTATAAATTTACTAACAAAGTTAGTGTTTCATCACACTTTTCATACGCCCCTTGAAATGATCAGCCTGGAGTTCTACACCTATTGATGTACTCCCTCTGAAAATGCATGAAACAAAAGGAGCATTATAAACTggatggttcgagccctgaatgcagaTTGGCTGAAATCTGTGGTATATCAAACAGTAttccatgggtatgacaaaacgtttatttttactgctgtaactatgttggtaaacagtttataatactaataaggcacctcgggggtttgtagtatatggccaatataccatggctaagggctgcatccaggcactctgcattaCGCACAAGAAgttcccttagccgtggtatattggccatataccacaccccctctggccttattgcttaagtatagcACTTATGCCTACTATTTCTATTGAATATGACATTATAGGCCTAATAATCACCGTCATCACCAGAAACTATTGCCTACAGTGTGGATAAGGTAAATACAGATGAATCACGACTTTCAGATTCTACCACTGACAAaattattgtacagtaggtttaATAACTTGGCCACAACGCTTGCTCTGTTAGTACAATATTGAGAACCCTTTCATATCCTCACATCCTGCAGGAAATCGAAAGCGTGTTCATGATTGGCTAGTCCTGACACCTGTACAGTCAGCTGCATTACCAGTCATCAACAAGGTTGTAATGTCCAATCAAGCACTCTCCCCGAGTTCTGGTTTCAGATCAATTACAAGTTACAGTAAAATACATGGCAATATTGTGGTAAAGTATTGTGAAAGAGTAGACAAATAGTcccctataaaaaaaaaaatcaaacagtgtccattttatGCAGTTTACTTATTCACAATCTGATGATAGACAAAGTGATCATTTCAACCATTTTCATTGGCAGTCAACCAATGCCTAATGACAGCAGTATCTTCCATTGTAAAGTGTAGGCCTACTACTAGTCATTAGTAAAATACTCTATACGTGAAATGAGGAGAACAAAACACCCTTATCGATACACCCTCAGGGTGACTGGCTGTAGCCTACAATAACTGGAGTAGTTCCACATGGATAGAGTAGCCTAGATTATGCAGATCCCCGCAAGTATTAGTTAACTAGATTAGCCGTGTGCGAATTTATTTAACACGAACGTTATCTGGTGGCACAATGGATTGAACGCTATGTGTAAACACCGTAGAACCTGCAGCGTTCATGGGCGAGTTGAGTTTGAAGCCGCCATAAATACCGCATAGGTCTGCACTTCAGACATTAGGTTAACAATTGGGCGTAGTTTGCATAAACAACTATACTTTAGCTGCAAATGTCCAGCAAATTATGAAATCAATACAGACCCAACATAAAATGAAGTTACCGGCGAAGGGATACAATGTCACCCCTGTATCCATTGTGTAAATTGATACAAATGTAGCGATCTTGTAAATTGTTTTACCTTTAGCGTATGGAGTTCCGCGTCCGAAGTTGCGACCAAATAACAAGTCAAGCAGATAATCCTCCCTTTTCACACGATCTCTACATTTCCTACTTCACAATGAAACGGCCCCATTTATGTAGATTAAACTTATTTGAAAAAGCAGACGAAAGTAAGGAAATTAATCAATTGAATTTTACATTTGATCCAGCGCTTGGCCTGCTACTGTCGATTCAGCTGAGTTTGGCCTTAGCGCGAATATGGGCGGATACCGGGTACAGAGTAGCCTAGTACATACAGCTCACTTACTTAGAAAGCAGGGGATTTCAACTGGTTTCGGTGTGATATCGCTATACTAGTGTCGCAATATAAAGACGCtctccccctgttctccactcaatGCACTTCTACTTTACCTCAATGTATTGTTCTGGTGGGTGCGTGTTGGCAGATTGTGTTTTGAAACGTTCTTGAGTCGATGTGTTTTTCCAAGAGAGGACTGAAATAGGGCGTATACATACATATGCGTTCAAATAATTTGGAATTACATAAATAGGCATATTTAAacaatttatatatataaatcgATCATTATGGCAGTGTCAATTTAATTATTCTACCAAGCATCAATATTTCAAGACCTATCTCTGGGAATAAATGGTCGGCTTCCCAGTGAAGCTGGAACAATAACGGATAGGGGGCGCCTCCACTATATATAGGCTCTAAATATAACTGGAATGTACTGGAGGGACGTCATTCCCAGTCAAGGAAATGATTGGTGATCCCGTGTCAGTCTTTCTCGGATGTCACTGGTATACCTTCTGCGCAGAATATGTGCATAGAGATAAAGGGTAAAAACATACAGCTTGGCTCGGGGACGACAAACAGAGAGGTGTGAACCAACTGAAACAATTACGCATATGCGTAACATTTAAAATACGCATGTTCATccgttttcttgttttttttagttGTCAGAAATGCGAATAGCTATGGACAGAAcatatagatacagtagatagtggACTCTAGTGCCCAAAATACAATTTTAGTccattgaggactttcaccattttgaagtagtcagcTGGGTGGAACTTCCTGTGGGCTAAGGAACGATCATGTCATTTCATCCAGGTCATCAAgcgggatcagccaatgaattatcctcgtgagcaaacattccataactacaggtggcagtaaatcaccaacctttgcTTTATAcatgttcaaacaacacactccaactcatagaagtagtagaagaaatTGGACTACTTCAAAATCTATAGCAATGGAGCTGCCCATGCTCTGCTGAAgccataatgggacagatacaatgtTGCATCCTCTAACTATCTCCATGGGACAGAACCATACCCCCTTTTCTGTGAAAATTCAAACACTATTTATTTATGAAGGTAAAATAGTGCCTTAAGTGTACAAGCATGTAAAGTATGATTTGCACATGTAACATATGAGTTGCACCTATATAATCAGTTTTGTAGTTGCAAAaaaatatttgcaaacatttaactTATTTTGAGAATAAATGCAAGAACACTTGCAAACATGCAGGTTCACATGCAAATAAATTAAATAACATTTGCAAGCATGGAACTAAATTTGAAAACTAATGCAACTCATTTACTAAACTTGCGAATGGTGAATATTCTTCTGTGAATTAAAACTACATTAGCCGATGTTGAATCTGTgcgcagcttcattaaatagtacccgtaaaacaccagtctcaacatcatcattgaagaggcgactccgggatgctggccttctaggcagagttgcaaagaaaaggccatatctcagacttgccaataaaaataaaatattgagatgggcaaaagaacacagacactggacagaggaactctgcctagaaggccagcatcccggagtcgcctcttcactgttgacattgagactggtgttttgtgggttctatttaatgaagctgccagttgaggacttgggaggcgtctgtttctcaaacttgacactttaatgtacttgtcctcttgctcatttgtgcaccagggcctcccactctggttagaaccagtttgcgctgttctgtgaagagagtagtacacagagttgtacaagatcttcaaaTTCTTGGGAATTTCTCACATAGCCTTAATTTCTCTGAACAacaatagactgatgagtttcagaagaaagttatttgtttctggccattttgagcctgtaatcaaacacacacatgctgatgctccagatactcaactagtctaaagaaggccagttttattgcttctttaatcagaacaacagttttcagctgtgctaacataatggcAAAAGGGCTTTCGAATGATCAataagccttttaaaattatgaaattggattagctaacacaccgtgccattgaaacacaggagtgatggttgctgataatgggcctctgtatgcctatgtagatattccattaaatatcttatttcaaaaacaagggcatttctaagtgacaccaaactttggaacagtgttggaaattccaaattgttttcATAGTCAACTTAGACATAGCAGTGACACACACACGtaacccaccagacatgccaccaaggGTAttgtgcagtaccagtcaaaagttgacacacctactcattccaggatttttctttatttctactattttctacattgtataataatagtgaagacatcaacactatgaactaactcatatggaatcatgtagtaaccaaaaatgtgttaaacaaatcaaaatatattttatatttgagattcttcaaagtatgcTATTCTCTGTGATACAGGCGATTGAGCAGCCATTGCGAACCAACAAGATCACTCGGCAGATCTATGAACATTCCGTCTTCATCAAGGCCATGCCCGGAATCATCATGGGGGAATCCAGCCCTTCGGCTGCATCTTCATCCAGCTCTTCTTCATCAACAGGATCTGGTAAGAACAAGGGTCAAGTCTGCAACTCAACCATGAGCCTGAATTAGCCTAGTGGTGCTTGTATAATGATTCATAAAGAAACAAGTAATTCATTGATTATTAGATTGTAAATGTTAATTACACATTACCAAATACGTAAATAACTAATACTTTATTTGAACCCATGTCAAAAGCAAGGAGACTGAATTTGATTTATTGTTGAGTATTTTCTCAACATTTTATCTCACCAGATGTACTACATGTTTGGGTTCCTGTTCCTGGTGTTCATCATTTTCCTCATCACCTGCTCCAAGGCTGTCATCCTGCTGTGCTACTTCCTCTCGTGTGCAGAGGTGGGTGGAGCCATGCATATATGGATCTGGCATCACAATAATGGTatactgtgctctctctctctctttgtatgtaAATGCATTATGTAATATTTGTAAAACGGAATCCTAACGTTTCCAGTTTGCCAGATTATCTGTGCCATTATGTTTAGCTACCAAAAGTGAAGTCTTTGTGTCAACAGTAAATCTATTTTAGTTTCATGAAAACATTCTAAATGATGCAAATGTTTCTTTCTCATATGACTTAATTTATCTCTGCTCATCGATCCAAGCACTTAGATGTCACTACAGTGTCAAAAAATGTATTGAGCCGAACCTAAAGAGTGGCTTATGTTTTGTATAGGACTCACTGGTGGTGGCATTCCTTCCTGATCAGGCTATTCATGGCAGTCAACCTGTTTGTTTACGACTTGCACTACTTCTCCAAGCTGCAACCACTACCATCCTCTACTTTACCATGATCATGGTGCTCATTTTCTTCCTCTTCACAAGGGAGTCAACAACAGTTCCACACTACGCAAGGCTAGACTCTCTAACAGGTTTAAGTAGAGGCGCTCAGACACATTTCATCTTAACGAACAGTGCTGGAGCTTTTGGCAGAGTCATCGGCCGTTTCCAGCCACTCGTCTCAATAGGAATTTTATCTGCCTTTAAGAAATGGAAATGTGTGGTGCTGTAATAGCGAGCTGAGACAGTTGAAAATATTGATgggaggcctcccgggtggcgcagtggttaagggcgctgtactgcagcgccagctgtgccatcagagtcctgggttcgcgcccaggctctgtcgtaaccggccgcgaccgggagcccgggttagggagggcttggtcggtaggggtgtccttgtctcatcgcgcaccagcgactcctgtggcgggctgggcgcagtgtacgctagccaaggtggccaggtgcacggtgtttcctccggcgcattggtgcggctggcttccgggttggatgtgcgctgtgttaaagaagcagcggcttggttggttgtgtatcggaggacgcatgactttcaaccttcgtctctcccgagcccgtacgggagttgtagcgatgagacaagatagtagctactacaacaattggataccacgaaattggggagaaaaagggctataattcaacaaaaaaaaaaaaaaaaaaaagaaaatattgaTGGGATATTTTAGTTGTGTGCTCCTGAAGTGCTGTTAAAATCATCCTAGAGTGGAGATGAAACACCTGTTGTGTTTAATGGGCTGATGTGGGTAATACTAATACAGAGATAATACATTTACAATGGTTTTCTCCTCTTTACTGCATTTTGCCATTATGTAAAAAAGTTCTTCAATGCCCTTAAATCTGTAGTTTAAAACCtttagggggcagcattttcacttttggatgaatagcgtgcccagagtcccagatgctaatacagtgccttgtgaaagtattcggcccccttgaactttgcgaccttttgccacatttcaggcttcaaacataaagatataaaactgtatttttttgtgaagaatcaacaacaagtgggacacaatcatgaagtggaacgacatttattggatatttcaaacttttttaacaaatcaaaaactgaaaaattgggcgtgcaaaattattcagcccccttaagttaatactttgtagcgccaccttttgctgcgattacagctgtaagtcgcttggggtatgtctatcagttttgcacatcgagagactgacattttttcccattcctccttgcaaaacagctcgaactcagtgaggttggatggagagcatttgtgaacagcagttttcagttctttccacagattctcgattggattcaggtctggactttgacttggccattctaacacctggatatgtttatttttgaaccattccattgtagattttgctttatgttttggatcattgtcttgttggaagacaaatctccgtcccagtctcaggtcttttgcagactcgatcagattttcttccagaatggtcctgtatttggctccatccatcttcccatcaattttaaccatcttccctgtccctgctgaagaaaagcaggcccaaaccatgatgctgccaccaccatgtttgacagtggggatggtgtgttcagctgtgttgcttttacgccaaacataacgttttgcattgttgccaaaaagttcaattttggtttcatctgaccagagcaccttcttccacatgtttggtgtgtctcccaggtggcttgtggcaaactttaaacgacactttttatggatatctttaagaaatggctttcttcttgccactcttccataaaggccagatttgtgcaatatacgactgattgttgtcctatggacagagtctcccacctcagctgtagatctctgcagttcatccagagtgatcatgggcctcttggctgcatctctgatcagtcttctccttgtatgatctgaaagtttagagggactgccaggtcttggtagatttgcagtggtctgatactccttccatttcaatattatcgcttgcacagtgctccttgggatatttaaagcttgggaaatctttttgtatccaaatccggctttaaacttcttcacaacagtatctcggacctgcctggtgtgttccttgttctttatgatgctctctgcgcttttaacggacctctgagactatcacagtgcaggtgcatttatacggagacttgattacacacaggtgaattgtatttatcatcattagtcatttaggtcaacattggatcattcagagatcctcactgaacttctggagagagtttgctgcactgaaagtaaaggggctgaataattttgcacgcccaatttttcagtttttgatttgttaaaaaagtttgaaatatccaataaatgtcattccacttcatgattgtgtcccacttgttgttgattcttcacaaaaaaatacagttttatatctttatgtttgaagcctggaatgtggcaaaaggtcgcaaagttcaagggggccgaatactttcgcaaggcactgtatatgcataatattattagtattggatagaaaacactccgaagtttctaaaactgtttgaatgatgtctgtgactataacagaactcatatggcaggcgaaaacctgagaagaatccaaccaggaagtgggaaatctgaggtttgtagtttttcaaagcttggcctaccgaatacacagtgtctatggagtcaagttacacttcctacggcttccactagatgtcaaccgtctttagaaacttgtttgaggattctactataaaggagggactcatgagacctgtttgagtcagtggtctggcagagtgccttggtctcatgacgcgtggtcacgagagagttagctctcgttccaatgcttttcttcagacattggaattctccggttggaaccttattgaggatttatgttaaaaacattctaaagattgattccatacatcgtttgacttgtttctatgacctgtaatggaactttttgtctggatgaagtgcctgcgcctcatgaagatgggcTGAagacgctaacaacaagtggctatttggacataaattattgactttatggaacaaatcagtcatttactgtcaaactgggattcctgggagtgccttatgaagatcatcaaaggtaagtgaatatttatagtattatttctaacttctgttgactccaacatggcggatatttctctggctggattgggctctgagcgccgttctcagattatgctttttccgtaaagtttaaaaaaaaatctgacacggcagttgcattaaggagaagtctatctttaattctgtgaataacacttgtatcttttatcaatgtttgagtatttctgcaaaatcaccagatgttttggaatcaaaacattactgcacgtaacgcgccaatgtaaactgagatttttggatataaatatgcacattatcgaacaaaacatacatgtattgtgtaacatgatgtcctatgagtgtcatctgatgaagatcatcaaaggttagtgatacatttttatctatatttctgctttttgtgacttctatctttggctggaaaaatggctgtgtttttttgacttggcggtGAGCTAACATATTCA
This window encodes:
- the LOC110497629 gene encoding GTPase KRas isoform X1, with the protein product MTEYKLVVVGAGGVGKSALTIQLIQNHFVDEYDPTIEDSYRKQVVIDGETCLLDILDTAGQEEYSAMRDQYMRTGEGFLCVFAINNTKSFEDIHHYREQIKRVKDSEDVPMVLVGNKCDLPSRTVDTKQAQDLARSYGIPFIETSAKTRQRVEDAFYSLVREIRLYRLKKLSKEEKTPRCVKLKKCVVM
- the LOC110497629 gene encoding GTPase KRas isoform X4, giving the protein MTEYKLVVVGAGGVGKSALTIQLIQNHFVDEYDPTIEDSYRKQVVIDGETCLLDILDTAGQEEYSAMRDQYMRTGEGFLCVFAINNTKSFEDIHHYREQIKRVKDSEDVPMVLVGNKCDLPSRTVDTKQAQDLARSYGIPFIETSAKTRQGVDDAFYTLVREIRKHKEKMSKEGKKKKKKSKAKCILM
- the LOC110497629 gene encoding GTPase KRas isoform X3, coding for MTEYKLVVVGAGGVGKSALTIQLIQNHFVDEYDPTIEDSYRKQVVIDGETCLLDILDTAGQEEYSAMRDQYMRTGEGFLCVFAINNTKSFEDIHHYREQIKRVKDSEDVPMVLVGNKCDLPSRTVDTKQAQDLARSYGIPFIETSAKTRQGVDDAFYTLVREIRKHKEKMSKEGKKKKKKSKAKCILM
- the LOC110497629 gene encoding GTPase KRas isoform X2, producing MTEYKLVVVGAGGVGKSALTIQLIQNHFVDEYDPTIEDSYRKQVVIDGETCLLDILDTAGQEEYSAMRDQYMRTGEGFLCVFAINNTKSFEDIHHYREQIKRVKDSEDVPMVLVGNKCDLPSRTVDTKQAQDLARSYGIPFIETSAKTRQRVEDAFYSLVREIRLYRLKKLSKEEKTPRCVKLKKCVVM